In Strix aluco isolate bStrAlu1 chromosome 22, bStrAlu1.hap1, whole genome shotgun sequence, a genomic segment contains:
- the DDOST gene encoding dolichyl-diphosphooligosaccharide--protein glycosyltransferase 48 kDa subunit, with the protein MAAAALRLWWLLAVAAAGAEGGPRTLVLLENGNLRDTHSLFFRSLADRGFDLTFRTADDAGLSLIKYGEFLYDNLIIFSPSIEDFGGNINVETITAFIDGGGSVLVAASSDIGDPLRELGSECGIEFDEERTAVIDHHNYDISDPGQHTLIVADAENLLKAPTIVGKAALNPILFRGVGMVADPDNPLVLDILTGSSTSYSFFPDKPITQYPHAVGKNTLLIAGLQARNNARVVFSGSLDFFSDAFFNSAVQKATPGSKRYSQTGNYELAVALSRWVFKEEGVLRVGAVSHHRVGELAPPNAYTVTDLVEYSIVIEKLSDGRWVPFDGDDIQLEFVRIDPFVRTFLQRNGGKYSVRFKLPDVYGVFQFKVDYNRLGYTHLYSSTQVSVRPLQHTQYERFIPSAYPYYAGAFSMMVGLFMFSIVFLHMKEKEKSD; encoded by the exons atggcggcggccgcgctccggctgtggtggctgctggcggtggcggcggccggggctgagggggggccCCGCACTCTGGTGCTGCTGGAGAACGGCAACCTGAGGGACACGCACTCGCTCTTCTTCCGCAGCCTGGCGG ACAGGGGCTTTGATCTCACTTTCCGGACAGCGGATGATGCGGGCTTGTCCCTGATAAAATATGGAGAATTCCTGTATGACAACTTGATCATCTTCTCACCATCCATAGAAG ATTTTGGTGGAAACATCAACGTGGAGACCATCACCGCTTTCATTGACGGTGGCGGCAGTGTCCTTGTCGCTGCCAGCTCGGACATCG GCGACCCGCTGCGAGAGCTGGGCAGCGAGTGTGGGATCGAGTTTGATGAGGAAAGGACAGCTGTCATCGACCATCACAACTACGATATATCCGACCCCGGCCAG CACACGCTCATAGTCGCAGACGCTGAAAATCTCCTGAAGGCCCCCACCATTGTGGGGAAAGCGGCGCTGAACCCCATCCTTTTCCGAGGAGTTGG GATGGTGGCTGATCCCGACAACCCCCTGGTGCTGGATATCCTGACCGGCTCTTCTACCTCCTACTCCTTCTTCCCAGATAAGCCTATTACTCAG TACCCGCACGCGGTCGGGAAGAACACCCTTCTGATTGCGGGACTCCAAGCCCGGAACAACGCCCGCGTTGTTTTCAGCGGCTCCTTGGATTTCTTCAGTGACGCTTTCTTCAATTCCGCTGTGCAGAAGGCTACTCCTGGCTCCAAGAG GTACTCGCAGACGGGTAATTACGAGCTGGCTGTTGCCTTGTCCCGCTGGGTGTTCAAGGAGGAGGGCGTGCTGCGCGTCGGAGCCGTGTCCCACCACCGCGTGGGGGAACTTGCGCCGCCCAACGCCTACACCGTCACCGACCTCGTG GAATACAGCATTGTCATCGAAAAGCTTTCGGATGGCAGGTGGGTCCCTTTTGACGGAGACGATATTCAGCTGGAGTTCGTCCGCATCGATCCCTTCGTGCGGACCTTCCTGCAGAGGAACG GCGGCAAATACAGCGTGCGGTTCAAGCTGCCGGACGTCTACGGGGTGTTTCAGTTTAAAGTGGATTATAACCGCCTGGGTTACACCCACCTCTACTCCTCCACCCAG GTGTCCGTGCGTCCCCTCCAGCACACGCAGTACGAACGGTTCATCCCCTCAGCGTACCCGTACTACGCCGGCGCCTTCTCCATGATGGTTGGTCTCTTCATGTTCAGCATCGTCTTCCTGCAcatgaaggagaaggaaaaatcagACTGA
- the KIF17 gene encoding kinesin-like protein KIF17 isoform X1, with translation MASEAVKVIVRCRPMNEREKALGCKAVVSTESTRGQCFLQNPAAAGEPPKQFTFDGAYYQEHNTEQIYNEIAYPLVEGVTEGYNGTIFAYGQTGSGKSFTMQGVVDPPTQKGIIPRALEHIFESVQCAENAKFLVRASYLEIYNEDIRDLLGADTKQKLELKEHPEKGVYVKGLSLHTVHSVLQCEQIMETGWRNRAVGYTLMNKDSSRSHSIFTVNMEIYTVDERGQDHLRAAKLNLVDLAGSERQSKTGATGERLKEATKINLSLSALGNVISALVDGRCKHIPYRDSKLTRLLQDSLGGNTKTLMVACLSPADNNYDESLSTLRYANRAKNIKNKPCINEDPKDALLREYQEEIKKLKAILAEQMGANNLSGLLPAETAHLAAKPAPLLKPQLDLETEKQLIREEYEERLAQLKASYEAEQASRARLEEDISSLRNHYDLKLSALEENLRKETAAVRTETTPDEAEDSGAAADEEPMSAQDPAAPRTVQEAGGVSRGSAGAAVAGAAEGIALPADQQQVLARLQMLEQQVVGGEQAKNKDLKEKHKRRKKYADERRMQLVAALQQSNEDSSDWVLLNVYDSIQEEVRAKSKLLEKMQEKLRAAETEIKDLQSEFELEKIDYLSTIRRLERELMLFQQLLDQVQSLVRRDCNYSNLEKIKRESVWDEETGCWKIPEPVIQKTRLPAAVPALLQPKPARKSPSADSQELTPEEDRYKLLLNRSDSETIASNYFRSRRASRILHPDPTKNRASSPFPAPPGPDGAPSSASAMPRPFRLQALALAPLTTAATTKCKKGKADSKGHPP, from the exons ATGGCCTCGGAGGCAGTGAAGGTGATTGTGCGCTGCCGGCCCATGAACGAGCGGGAGAAGGCTCTCGGCTGCAAGGCGGTCGTCAGCACAGAGAGCACACGGGGCCAGTGTTTCCTCCAaaaccctgctgctgctggcgagCCCCCGAAGCAGTTCACCTTCGATGGGGCGTACTACCAGGAGCACAACACGGAGCAGATCTACAACGAGATCGCCTACCCGCTTGTGGAG GGTGTCACCGAAGGCTACAATGGCACCATATTTGCCTACGGCCAGACAGGCAGTGGGAAATCATTCACCATGCAGGGAGTCGTGGATCCTCCGACTCAGAAAGGCATCATACCCAGGGCACTTGAACACATTTTTGAGAGCGTACAG TGTGCTGAAAATGCCAAGTTCTTGGTGAGAGCTTCCTACCTGGAGATTTACAATGAAGACATACGAGACCTTCTAGGAGCTGATACCAAGCAGAAGTTGGAG CTGAAGGAACACCCAGAGAAAGGGGTGTACGTGAAGGGGCTGTCTCTGCACACCGTGCACAGCGTGCTCCAGTGCGAGCAGATCATggagacaggctggagaaacCGAGCAGTGGGTTACACCCTCATGAATAAGGACTCTTCCCGCTCCCACTCCATCTTTACTGTCAATATGGAAATCTACACTGTCG ATGAGCGAGGGCAGGACCACCTTAGGGCCGCAAAACTCAATTTAGTGGATCTGGCAGGAAGCGAGAGACAGTCAAAAACGGGAGCCACAGGGGAGCGGCTCAAAGAGGCCACCAAAATCAACCTCTCCCTCTCAGCTCTGGGCAACGTCATCTCGGCCCTGGTCGATGGCAGGTGTAAGCACATCCCCTACCGAGACTCAAAGTTGACCAGGCTGCTGCAAGACTCCCTCGGAGGGAACACCAAGACGCTGATGGTAGCGTGCTTATCTCCGGCTGATAACAACTATGACGAAAGCCTCAGTACTTTGCGCTATGCTAATCGAGCGAAAAACATCAAGAACAAGCCCTGTATCAACGAGGACCCCAAGGATGCTCTGCTGAGGGAGTATCAGGAGGAGATTAAGAAGCTGAAGGCCATTCTAGCTGAACAGATGGGCGCAAATAACTTGTCGG GGCTTCTACCTGCTGAGACTGCTCACCTGGCAGCAAAGCCAGCTCCCCTCCTCAAACCCCAGTTAGATCTTGAAACAGAGAAGCAGCTGATCAGAGAA GAGTACGAGGAGAGGCTGGCCCAACTAAAGGCCAGCTACGAAGCGGAGCAGGCGTCCCGTGCCCGCCTCGAAGAGGACATCAGTAGCCTGAGGAATCACTACGATCTCAAGCTGTCTGCTCTCGAGGAGAACCTCAGGAAGGAAACAG CTGCTGTGAGGACTGAAACTACTCCTGATGAGGCTGAAGACTCTGGTGCTGCAGCAGATGAAGAACCAATGTCAGCCCAG GACCCAGCAGCGCCTCGGACTGTGCAGGAGGCTGGCGGTGTGAGCAGGGGGAGTGCTGGAGCAGCGGTGGCTggtgctgctgaggggattgcgCTGCCCGCAGACCAGCAGCAGGTGCTTGCCAG GCTGCAGATGCTAGAGCAACAGGTGGTTGGAGGGGAACAGGCTAAAAACAAGGACCTCAAAGAAAAGCATAAACGCCGGAAAAAATATGCGGACGAGCGGAGAATGCAGCTGGTGGCTGCACTGCAGCAATCTAACGAGGACAGCAGCGATTGGGTTCTGCTTAACGTCTACGACTCCATCCAGGAGGAGGTTCGAGCCAAGAGCAAGCTTCTGGAGAAGATGCAGGAGAAG CTGCGGGCTGCCGAGACCGAGATCAAAGATCTGCAGTCGGAGTTTGAGCTGGAAAAGATCGATTACCTCAGCACCATCCGCCGCCTGGAGCGAGAGCTGATGcttttccagcagctgctggatcAGGTGCAGTCCCTTGTCCGCCGCGACTGTAACTACAGTAATCTGGAGAAGATCAAGCGCGAATCCGTCTGGGATGAGGAAACTGGCTGCTGGAAAATTCCAGAGCCTGTCATTCAAAAAACCCGCCTGCCCGCAG CAgttccagccctgctgcagcccaaacCTGCCCGAAAGAGCCCTTCAGCCGACAGCCAAGAGCTAACG CCCGAGGAAGACCGCTAcaagctgctgctgaacaggAGTGACAGCGAGACCATCGCCAGCAACTACTTCCGCTCCAGGCGGGCCAGCCGCATCCTCCACCCCGACCCAACCAAGAACAGAG CTTCCTCCCCTTTTCCAGCTCCCCCGGGGCCGGATGGGGCTCCGAGCAGCGCCTCGGCCATGCCCCGGCCCTTCCGCCTCCAGGCCCTCGCCTTGGCCCCGCTGACCACTGCCGCCACCACCAAGTGTAAAAAGGGCAAAGCTGACTCCAAAGGTCACCCCCCGTGA
- the KIF17 gene encoding kinesin-like protein KIF17 isoform X2, which produces MASEAVKVIVRCRPMNEREKALGCKAVVSTESTRGQCFLQNPAAAGEPPKQFTFDGAYYQEHNTEQIYNEIAYPLVEGVTEGYNGTIFAYGQTGSGKSFTMQGVVDPPTQKGIIPRALEHIFESVQCAENAKFLVRASYLEIYNEDIRDLLGADTKQKLELKEHPEKGVYVKGLSLHTVHSVLQCEQIMETGWRNRAVGYTLMNKDSSRSHSIFTVNMEIYTVDERGQDHLRAAKLNLVDLAGSERQSKTGATGERLKEATKINLSLSALGNVISALVDGRCKHIPYRDSKLTRLLQDSLGGNTKTLMVACLSPADNNYDESLSTLRYANRAKNIKNKPCINEDPKDALLREYQEEIKKLKAILAEQMGANNLSGLLPAETAHLAAKPAPLLKPQLDLETEKQLIREEYEERLAQLKASYEAEQASRARLEEDISSLRNHYDLKLSALEENLRKETAAVRTETTPDEAEDSGAAADEEPMSAQDPAAPRTVQEAGGVSRGSAGAAVAGAAEGIALPADQQQVLARLQMLEQQVVGGEQAKNKDLKEKHKRRKKYADERRMQLVAALQQSNEDSSDWVLLNVYDSIQEEVRAKSKLLEKMQEKLRAAETEIKDLQSEFELEKIDYLSTIRRLERELMLFQQLLDQVQSLVRRDCNYSNLEKIKRESVWDEETGCWKIPEPVIQKTRLPAAVPALLQPKPARKSPSADSQELTPEEDRYKLLLNRSDSETIASNYFRSRRASRILHPDPTKNRAPPGPDGAPSSASAMPRPFRLQALALAPLTTAATTKCKKGKADSKGHPP; this is translated from the exons ATGGCCTCGGAGGCAGTGAAGGTGATTGTGCGCTGCCGGCCCATGAACGAGCGGGAGAAGGCTCTCGGCTGCAAGGCGGTCGTCAGCACAGAGAGCACACGGGGCCAGTGTTTCCTCCAaaaccctgctgctgctggcgagCCCCCGAAGCAGTTCACCTTCGATGGGGCGTACTACCAGGAGCACAACACGGAGCAGATCTACAACGAGATCGCCTACCCGCTTGTGGAG GGTGTCACCGAAGGCTACAATGGCACCATATTTGCCTACGGCCAGACAGGCAGTGGGAAATCATTCACCATGCAGGGAGTCGTGGATCCTCCGACTCAGAAAGGCATCATACCCAGGGCACTTGAACACATTTTTGAGAGCGTACAG TGTGCTGAAAATGCCAAGTTCTTGGTGAGAGCTTCCTACCTGGAGATTTACAATGAAGACATACGAGACCTTCTAGGAGCTGATACCAAGCAGAAGTTGGAG CTGAAGGAACACCCAGAGAAAGGGGTGTACGTGAAGGGGCTGTCTCTGCACACCGTGCACAGCGTGCTCCAGTGCGAGCAGATCATggagacaggctggagaaacCGAGCAGTGGGTTACACCCTCATGAATAAGGACTCTTCCCGCTCCCACTCCATCTTTACTGTCAATATGGAAATCTACACTGTCG ATGAGCGAGGGCAGGACCACCTTAGGGCCGCAAAACTCAATTTAGTGGATCTGGCAGGAAGCGAGAGACAGTCAAAAACGGGAGCCACAGGGGAGCGGCTCAAAGAGGCCACCAAAATCAACCTCTCCCTCTCAGCTCTGGGCAACGTCATCTCGGCCCTGGTCGATGGCAGGTGTAAGCACATCCCCTACCGAGACTCAAAGTTGACCAGGCTGCTGCAAGACTCCCTCGGAGGGAACACCAAGACGCTGATGGTAGCGTGCTTATCTCCGGCTGATAACAACTATGACGAAAGCCTCAGTACTTTGCGCTATGCTAATCGAGCGAAAAACATCAAGAACAAGCCCTGTATCAACGAGGACCCCAAGGATGCTCTGCTGAGGGAGTATCAGGAGGAGATTAAGAAGCTGAAGGCCATTCTAGCTGAACAGATGGGCGCAAATAACTTGTCGG GGCTTCTACCTGCTGAGACTGCTCACCTGGCAGCAAAGCCAGCTCCCCTCCTCAAACCCCAGTTAGATCTTGAAACAGAGAAGCAGCTGATCAGAGAA GAGTACGAGGAGAGGCTGGCCCAACTAAAGGCCAGCTACGAAGCGGAGCAGGCGTCCCGTGCCCGCCTCGAAGAGGACATCAGTAGCCTGAGGAATCACTACGATCTCAAGCTGTCTGCTCTCGAGGAGAACCTCAGGAAGGAAACAG CTGCTGTGAGGACTGAAACTACTCCTGATGAGGCTGAAGACTCTGGTGCTGCAGCAGATGAAGAACCAATGTCAGCCCAG GACCCAGCAGCGCCTCGGACTGTGCAGGAGGCTGGCGGTGTGAGCAGGGGGAGTGCTGGAGCAGCGGTGGCTggtgctgctgaggggattgcgCTGCCCGCAGACCAGCAGCAGGTGCTTGCCAG GCTGCAGATGCTAGAGCAACAGGTGGTTGGAGGGGAACAGGCTAAAAACAAGGACCTCAAAGAAAAGCATAAACGCCGGAAAAAATATGCGGACGAGCGGAGAATGCAGCTGGTGGCTGCACTGCAGCAATCTAACGAGGACAGCAGCGATTGGGTTCTGCTTAACGTCTACGACTCCATCCAGGAGGAGGTTCGAGCCAAGAGCAAGCTTCTGGAGAAGATGCAGGAGAAG CTGCGGGCTGCCGAGACCGAGATCAAAGATCTGCAGTCGGAGTTTGAGCTGGAAAAGATCGATTACCTCAGCACCATCCGCCGCCTGGAGCGAGAGCTGATGcttttccagcagctgctggatcAGGTGCAGTCCCTTGTCCGCCGCGACTGTAACTACAGTAATCTGGAGAAGATCAAGCGCGAATCCGTCTGGGATGAGGAAACTGGCTGCTGGAAAATTCCAGAGCCTGTCATTCAAAAAACCCGCCTGCCCGCAG CAgttccagccctgctgcagcccaaacCTGCCCGAAAGAGCCCTTCAGCCGACAGCCAAGAGCTAACG CCCGAGGAAGACCGCTAcaagctgctgctgaacaggAGTGACAGCGAGACCATCGCCAGCAACTACTTCCGCTCCAGGCGGGCCAGCCGCATCCTCCACCCCGACCCAACCAAGAACAGAG CTCCCCCGGGGCCGGATGGGGCTCCGAGCAGCGCCTCGGCCATGCCCCGGCCCTTCCGCCTCCAGGCCCTCGCCTTGGCCCCGCTGACCACTGCCGCCACCACCAAGTGTAAAAAGGGCAAAGCTGACTCCAAAGGTCACCCCCCGTGA